The Desulfatiglans anilini DSM 4660 genome contains a region encoding:
- a CDS encoding PilZ domain-containing protein — MKENDKIQFVEKRAFQRFLLDKDVYSFTHAGKILGLIKDISTGGMTVQYVVLNERQPIDTLFDLVDIFMIGGHFVVRDTPCRIIYDRRCPREDHSFGLVETRRMGIQFGRLSADRQAAIKTLIETCALRVAPENTGPELA, encoded by the coding sequence ATGAAAGAAAATGATAAAATTCAATTTGTAGAGAAAAGAGCATTCCAGCGCTTTTTACTCGACAAAGATGTCTATTCTTTCACACACGCTGGCAAAATACTTGGCCTGATCAAGGATATCAGTACAGGTGGCATGACTGTTCAGTACGTCGTTCTGAATGAGCGCCAACCGATAGATACCCTCTTTGATCTTGTCGACATCTTTATGATAGGCGGTCATTTCGTCGTTCGAGACACTCCGTGCAGAATAATCTACGATCGGCGCTGCCCCAGAGAAGATCATTCATTCGGGCTGGTGGAAACGCGACGTATGGGCATTCAGTTTGGTCGCCTTTCAGCGGACCGCCAGGCCGCCATCAAGACCCTCATCGAAACATGCGCCCTGAGAGTTGCCCCGGAGAATACCGGGCCGGAATTGGCTTAA